A stretch of Streptomyces vietnamensis DNA encodes these proteins:
- a CDS encoding transglycosylase domain-containing protein, translated as MSEHRRKMPPQQPPTGGRAAARRAAQQPMGRRSAPAHDVGTGAPSASYGPPSSYGEEQRPYGGRAEARRAAQRGSRRRGADSGPGGPGGPGGGRRGGGGGGRGGGPGRGSGGGRPPGKKRIIDYPRHNKWGWRRWLPSWKLVTGTFLFFVASLMGAATIAYSKVEIPDSAKTATSQNNIYYWANGSRMVATGSGTNRQIVPIEQIPQSMQDAVVSAENKTFWTDSGVDPMGIARAVWNMAKGGETQGGSTITQQYVKNNRLDDQSQTVTRKVKELFIAMKVGNDVDKHEVMAGYLNTSYYGRGAYGIQAAARAYFNTDAKNLNPSQSALLAAVLKGATYFDPAGYPEIDPAATREANTKRATERWKWILDEMQKDNHLSAAERAKYTTFPKTQGPKKSANLGGQIGYLVSTANVNMQNQFGITEQDLARGGYEIYTTFEKPKVDKMEATIKKVIKENIDPKKRPKTDTNVQFGGASVDTATGKIVALYGGYDATKHYRSNADSTGAQVGSTFKPFVLAASMKYGVRDPKGPSDQDESERTILDPDKSLYNGKNDLTIRKYNGDIWLDDNGNEWKQSNDENASYGPISLRYAMIKSANSPYVQLGMDVGIDKVREAAMAAGLREESLVKANVPSFSLGVSSPSAIRMAGAYATFANQGEQNDPYSVEKVKKDGVVINQHKAKTNQAFSPAIASNVTDVLRSVVDDPRGTGTKARIPGRAVAGKTGTTDDNMSAWFVGYTKQLATAIDMYRFDDDESKKGREFQKMYGTGNQPKIHGSSFPSRIWQEYMADAVKDMPVEDFPEPEKLEGAKPVFGGGAASPTPSPTATPTPTESATPTTTPPATPTTTPPATPTKSPKPGKTTCDVLDWNCNNNGKPGGNTGQPTTTPPTTTEAPTPTDSPTDTSSGGGNGKPGGGNWVP; from the coding sequence ATGAGCGAGCATCGTCGCAAAATGCCGCCGCAGCAGCCGCCGACGGGCGGCCGCGCGGCGGCACGGCGCGCTGCCCAGCAGCCGATGGGCCGCAGGTCGGCCCCGGCCCATGACGTCGGTACGGGGGCCCCTTCGGCCTCGTACGGACCTCCCTCCTCCTACGGAGAGGAGCAGCGTCCTTACGGCGGTCGCGCGGAGGCCCGACGGGCCGCCCAGCGCGGCAGCCGCCGGCGGGGTGCCGATTCCGGTCCAGGTGGTCCCGGCGGTCCCGGTGGGGGACGGCGCGGTGGCGGTGGCGGCGGTCGCGGCGGTGGTCCGGGGCGGGGCTCCGGCGGCGGTCGCCCGCCGGGCAAGAAGCGGATCATCGACTACCCGCGCCACAACAAGTGGGGCTGGCGCCGCTGGCTGCCGTCGTGGAAGCTCGTGACGGGCACGTTCCTGTTCTTCGTGGCGAGCCTGATGGGCGCTGCCACGATCGCGTACTCGAAGGTCGAGATCCCCGACTCGGCCAAGACGGCGACCTCGCAGAACAACATCTACTACTGGGCCAACGGGTCGCGCATGGTCGCGACGGGCAGTGGCACCAACCGCCAGATCGTCCCCATCGAGCAGATCCCGCAGTCCATGCAGGACGCGGTGGTCTCGGCGGAGAACAAGACCTTCTGGACGGACTCCGGTGTCGACCCCATGGGTATCGCCCGCGCCGTGTGGAACATGGCCAAGGGCGGCGAGACCCAGGGTGGTTCGACCATCACCCAGCAGTACGTGAAGAACAACCGCCTCGACGACCAGTCGCAGACCGTCACACGGAAGGTGAAGGAACTCTTCATCGCCATGAAGGTCGGCAACGACGTCGACAAGCACGAGGTCATGGCCGGCTACCTGAACACCTCGTACTACGGACGTGGTGCGTACGGCATTCAGGCGGCGGCCCGCGCCTACTTCAACACGGACGCCAAGAACCTCAACCCCAGCCAGTCGGCGCTGCTCGCCGCCGTGCTGAAGGGCGCGACCTACTTCGACCCCGCCGGCTACCCCGAGATCGACCCCGCGGCCACGCGCGAGGCGAACACCAAGCGGGCGACCGAGCGGTGGAAGTGGATCCTCGACGAGATGCAGAAGGACAATCATCTCTCGGCCGCGGAGCGGGCGAAGTACACGACCTTCCCCAAGACGCAGGGGCCGAAGAAGAGCGCCAACCTGGGCGGCCAGATCGGCTACCTGGTCTCCACCGCCAACGTGAACATGCAGAACCAGTTCGGCATCACCGAGCAGGATCTGGCACGCGGCGGCTACGAGATCTACACCACCTTCGAGAAGCCGAAGGTGGACAAGATGGAAGCGACGATCAAGAAGGTCATCAAGGAGAACATCGACCCGAAGAAGCGCCCGAAGACGGACACGAACGTCCAGTTCGGCGGCGCTTCCGTCGACACGGCGACCGGGAAGATCGTCGCTCTCTACGGCGGCTACGACGCCACCAAGCACTACCGGAGCAACGCCGACAGCACCGGTGCCCAGGTCGGATCGACGTTCAAGCCCTTCGTGCTCGCCGCCTCGATGAAGTACGGCGTCCGGGACCCGAAGGGCCCCTCGGACCAGGACGAGTCCGAGCGCACGATCCTGGACCCGGACAAGAGCCTCTACAACGGCAAGAACGACCTGACGATCCGCAAGTACAACGGGGACATCTGGCTCGACGACAACGGGAACGAGTGGAAGCAGAGCAACGACGAGAACGCCAGCTACGGCCCCATCTCCCTGCGCTACGCCATGATCAAGTCGGCCAACTCGCCGTATGTGCAGCTCGGCATGGACGTCGGCATCGACAAGGTGCGTGAGGCCGCCATGGCCGCCGGGCTCCGCGAGGAATCCCTGGTCAAGGCCAATGTGCCCTCCTTCTCCCTCGGTGTCTCCAGCCCGAGCGCGATCCGCATGGCCGGCGCGTACGCCACCTTCGCCAACCAGGGGGAGCAGAACGACCCCTACTCCGTCGAGAAGGTGAAGAAGGACGGCGTCGTCATCAACCAGCACAAGGCGAAGACCAACCAGGCCTTCAGCCCGGCCATCGCCAGCAACGTTACCGACGTGCTGCGGTCCGTCGTGGACGACCCCCGGGGTACCGGTACCAAGGCACGGATCCCGGGCCGGGCGGTCGCCGGCAAGACCGGTACGACCGACGACAACATGTCCGCCTGGTTCGTGGGCTACACGAAGCAGCTGGCGACCGCGATCGACATGTACCGCTTCGACGACGACGAGTCGAAGAAGGGCCGCGAGTTCCAGAAGATGTACGGCACGGGTAACCAGCCGAAGATCCACGGTTCGTCGTTCCCCTCGCGGATCTGGCAGGAGTACATGGCGGATGCCGTGAAGGACATGCCGGTCGAGGACTTCCCCGAGCCGGAGAAGCTGGAGGGCGCCAAGCCCGTCTTCGGTGGTGGCGCCGCGAGCCCCACGCCGAGCCCGACGGCCACGCCGACGCCCACCGAGTCGGCGACGCCGACGACGACTCCCCCGGCCACTCCGACGACGACGCCCCCGGCGACGCCGACCAAGTCGCCGAAGCCGGGCAAGACGACCTGTGACGTCCTGGACTGGAACTGCAACAACAACGGCAAGCCGGGCGGCAACACCGGGCAGCCCACCACCACGCCGCCCACCACCACCGAGGCACCGACGCCGACCGACTCGCCGACGGACACCAGCTCGGGAGGCGGGAACGGTAAACCCGGGGGCGGGAACTGGGTCCCCTGA
- a CDS encoding glycosyltransferase family 87 protein has translation MPSLQKSSAPQDRSQTVIPTHRDKVAAAGSELIGGPYGRRAAADTGQLTPVRVIALVALGMYALGMVQKLPCYNWAWFRGTTSQYTHACYSDIPHLFVGRGFADGLVPYFDRLAGDIPFLEYPVLTGLFMEVAAWLTPGGGDMTQREQWYWLVNAGLLMVCAAVLAVCVARTHRLRPWDGLLVALAPSVALTATINWDILAVALTAAAVLMWSRSRPLAFGILLGLATAAKFYPILLLCPLLLLCWRAGKWRAYGTAVLGACGAWLVVNLPVMLLAPEGWKQFYLFSRDRNVDFGSIWLLVSQRTGDVITPGRANLYALLLMAAAVAGLAFLAFTAPRRPRFVQLAFLVVAAFVLTNKVYSPQYVLWLVPLAALARPRWRDFLVWQACEVVYFVGVWMYLAFTTSGNKQGLPVDGYQFAIVLHLLGTLYLCAMVVRDILTPEKDPVRQDGADDPSGGVLDGAEDVVVAGRAAHPARHAAPAVTEGQRVRWGTTDDPWSAPE, from the coding sequence ATGCCGAGCCTCCAGAAGTCGAGCGCACCGCAGGACCGCTCGCAGACGGTCATCCCCACCCACCGGGACAAGGTGGCGGCCGCGGGCAGCGAGCTGATCGGCGGCCCCTACGGCCGCCGGGCGGCGGCCGACACCGGGCAGCTGACGCCGGTGCGGGTGATCGCGCTCGTGGCCCTCGGCATGTACGCCCTCGGCATGGTGCAGAAACTGCCCTGCTACAACTGGGCCTGGTTCCGGGGCACGACCTCCCAGTACACCCACGCCTGCTACTCGGACATCCCGCACCTCTTCGTCGGGCGGGGCTTCGCGGACGGCCTGGTCCCGTACTTCGACCGGCTGGCCGGCGACATACCGTTCCTGGAGTACCCGGTCCTCACCGGTCTCTTCATGGAGGTCGCGGCCTGGCTGACGCCGGGCGGCGGCGACATGACGCAGCGGGAGCAGTGGTACTGGCTGGTCAACGCGGGCCTGCTGATGGTGTGCGCGGCCGTCCTCGCGGTCTGTGTGGCCCGGACGCACCGCCTGCGCCCCTGGGACGGTCTCCTGGTCGCGCTCGCGCCCTCGGTCGCGCTCACCGCCACGATCAACTGGGACATACTGGCCGTCGCGCTGACCGCCGCCGCCGTCCTGATGTGGTCGCGGAGCCGGCCGCTGGCCTTCGGGATCCTGCTCGGCCTGGCCACCGCCGCCAAGTTCTACCCGATACTGCTCCTCTGCCCGCTGCTGCTGCTCTGCTGGCGTGCCGGGAAGTGGCGGGCGTACGGGACCGCGGTGCTCGGCGCGTGCGGCGCGTGGCTGGTCGTGAACCTGCCCGTGATGCTGCTCGCGCCGGAGGGGTGGAAGCAGTTCTACCTGTTCAGCCGGGACCGGAACGTCGACTTCGGCTCGATCTGGCTGCTCGTCAGCCAGCGGACGGGTGACGTGATCACGCCGGGCCGGGCCAATCTGTACGCGCTGCTGCTGATGGCGGCGGCGGTGGCCGGTCTCGCGTTCCTGGCGTTCACGGCGCCCCGCAGGCCGCGCTTCGTCCAGCTGGCCTTCCTGGTCGTCGCCGCGTTCGTGCTGACCAACAAGGTCTACTCGCCGCAGTACGTGCTGTGGCTGGTCCCGCTGGCCGCGCTCGCCCGTCCCCGCTGGCGCGACTTCCTGGTCTGGCAGGCCTGCGAGGTCGTGTACTTCGTCGGCGTCTGGATGTACCTGGCCTTCACCACCAGCGGCAACAAGCAGGGTCTTCCGGTGGACGGCTACCAGTTCGCGATCGTCCTGCACCTGCTCGGCACGCTGTACCTGTGCGCGATGGTCGTACGGGACATCCTGACGCCCGAGAAGGACCCGGTCCGGCAGGACGGCGCGGACGACCCCTCGGGCGGCGTCCTGGACGGCGCCGAGGACGTCGTCGTGGCGGGCAGGGCGGCCCATCCGGCCCGGCACGCCGCCCCGGCCGTGACGGAGGGGCAGCGGGTGCGCTGGGGCACCACCGACGACCCCTGGAGCGCCCCCGAGTAA
- a CDS encoding alanine racemase, whose amino-acid sequence MALSLYVDTARWRAHQKTVIDQFPGLIPVCKGNGYGFGHERLADEAARFGADMLAVGTTYEAAKIKDWFGGDLLVLTPFRRGEEPVPLPDRVIRSVSSVDGVRALVGARVVIECMSSMKRHGVHEEELQQLHSAIEDVRLEGFALHLPLDRPDGTDAVEEVIAWMDRLRNARLPLHTMFVSHLRAEEQARLQQQFPQTRFRARIGTRLWLGDHEATEYRGAVLDVTRVAKGDRFGYRQQKAASDGWLVVVAGGTSHGVGLEAPKAMHGVMPRAKGVARAGLATVNRNLSPFVWAGKQRWFAEPPHMQVSILFVPADAEEPRVGDELVAHLRHTTTQFDRLVER is encoded by the coding sequence ATGGCGCTCTCCCTCTACGTCGACACCGCTCGCTGGCGGGCGCACCAGAAGACCGTCATCGACCAGTTCCCCGGTCTCATTCCGGTCTGCAAGGGCAACGGCTACGGCTTCGGGCACGAGCGCCTCGCGGACGAGGCGGCCCGGTTCGGCGCCGACATGCTCGCCGTGGGCACCACGTACGAAGCCGCGAAGATCAAGGACTGGTTCGGTGGCGACCTGCTGGTCCTCACCCCCTTCCGCCGGGGTGAGGAACCGGTTCCGCTGCCCGACCGGGTGATCCGTTCCGTCTCGTCCGTGGACGGCGTCCGCGCCCTGGTGGGCGCCCGGGTCGTGATCGAGTGCATGAGCTCGATGAAGCGGCACGGCGTGCACGAGGAGGAGCTCCAGCAGCTCCACTCCGCCATCGAGGACGTCCGCCTGGAGGGCTTCGCCCTCCACCTGCCCCTGGACCGCCCGGACGGCACCGACGCGGTCGAGGAGGTCATCGCCTGGATGGACCGGCTGCGGAACGCCCGGCTGCCGCTGCACACCATGTTCGTGAGCCACCTGCGGGCCGAGGAGCAGGCCCGGCTCCAGCAGCAGTTCCCGCAGACCCGCTTCCGCGCCCGGATCGGCACCCGGCTGTGGCTGGGCGACCACGAGGCCACGGAGTACCGGGGCGCCGTCCTCGACGTGACCCGGGTCGCCAAGGGCGACCGGTTCGGCTACCGCCAGCAGAAGGCCGCGTCGGACGGCTGGCTGGTCGTCGTCGCCGGCGGCACCTCCCACGGCGTGGGCCTGGAGGCCCCGAAGGCGATGCACGGCGTCATGCCGCGCGCCAAGGGCGTCGCCCGGGCGGGCCTCGCCACCGTCAACCGGAACCTCTCGCCCTTCGTCTGGGCCGGGAAGCAGCGCTGGTTCGCCGAGCCGCCGCACATGCAGGTGTCGATCCTGTTCGTGCCGGCCGACGCCGAGGAGCCCCGGGTGGGCGACGAGCTCGTGGCGCATCTGCGCCACACCACGACGCAGTTCGACCGGCTCGTCGAGCGCTGA
- a CDS encoding lipid II:glycine glycyltransferase FemX produces MSLTLRTISREQHLAFIQSQPSASHCQVPAWADVKTEWRSENLGWFDKSGELVGAGLVLYRQLPKIKRYLAYLPEGPVINWYAPNLDDWLQPMLAHLKHQGAFSVKMGPPVVIRRWDSAAIKAGIQDPDVKRLKDVEATHIEPRAFEVADRLRKMGWQQGEDGGAGFGDVQPRYVFQVPLANRSLDDVLKGFNQLWRRNIKKAEKAGVEVVQGGYEDLAEWQRLYEITAVRDHFRPRPLSYFQRMWTVLNNEDPNRMRLYFARHNGVNLSAATMLVVGGHVWYSYGASDNIGREVRPSNAMQWRMLRDAYAMGATVYDLRGISDSLDETDHLFGLIQFKVGTGGEAVEYVGEWDFPLNKLLHKALDIYMSRR; encoded by the coding sequence ATGAGCCTGACCCTGAGGACCATCAGCCGTGAGCAGCATCTGGCATTCATCCAGAGCCAGCCCTCGGCGAGCCACTGCCAGGTCCCGGCGTGGGCTGACGTGAAGACCGAGTGGCGCTCGGAGAACCTCGGCTGGTTCGACAAGTCCGGCGAGCTCGTCGGCGCCGGCCTGGTGCTCTACCGCCAGCTCCCGAAGATCAAGCGCTACCTCGCCTACCTGCCCGAGGGCCCGGTCATCAACTGGTACGCGCCCAACCTCGACGACTGGCTGCAGCCGATGCTGGCGCACCTCAAGCACCAGGGCGCCTTCTCGGTGAAGATGGGCCCGCCGGTCGTCATCCGCCGCTGGGACTCGGCCGCCATCAAGGCCGGCATCCAGGACCCGGACGTCAAGCGCCTCAAGGACGTCGAGGCCACCCACATCGAGCCGCGCGCCTTCGAGGTCGCGGACCGGCTGCGGAAGATGGGCTGGCAGCAGGGCGAGGACGGCGGCGCCGGCTTCGGCGACGTGCAGCCCCGCTACGTCTTCCAGGTCCCGCTGGCGAACCGCTCGCTCGACGACGTCCTCAAGGGCTTCAACCAGCTGTGGCGCCGCAACATCAAGAAGGCCGAGAAGGCCGGTGTCGAGGTCGTCCAGGGCGGTTACGAGGACCTGGCCGAGTGGCAGCGGCTGTACGAGATCACGGCCGTCCGCGACCACTTCCGGCCGCGCCCGCTCTCGTACTTCCAGCGCATGTGGACCGTCCTCAACAACGAGGACCCCAACCGCATGCGGCTCTACTTCGCGCGCCACAACGGGGTGAACCTCTCCGCCGCGACCATGCTCGTCGTCGGCGGGCACGTCTGGTACTCCTACGGCGCCTCCGACAACATCGGCCGCGAGGTCCGGCCCTCGAACGCGATGCAGTGGCGGATGCTGCGCGACGCGTACGCCATGGGTGCGACCGTCTACGACCTCCGGGGCATCTCGGACTCGCTCGACGAGACCGACCACCTCTTCGGGCTCATCCAGTTCAAGGTGGGCACGGGCGGCGAGGCCGTCGAGTACGTCGGCGAGTGGGACTTCCCACTGAACAAGCTGCTGCACAAGGCGCTCGACATCTACATGTCGCGCCGCTGA
- the rpsF gene encoding 30S ribosomal protein S6 — protein MRHYEVMVILDPDLEERAVAPLIENFLSVVREGNGKVEKVDTWGRRRLSYEIKKKPEGIYSVIDLQAEPAVVKELDRQMNLNESVLRTKVLRPETH, from the coding sequence ATGCGTCACTACGAGGTGATGGTCATCCTCGACCCCGATCTGGAGGAGCGCGCTGTCGCCCCCCTGATCGAGAACTTCCTCTCCGTCGTCCGTGAGGGCAACGGAAAGGTCGAGAAGGTCGACACCTGGGGCCGTCGTCGTCTCTCGTACGAGATCAAGAAGAAGCCCGAGGGCATCTACTCGGTCATCGACCTGCAGGCCGAGCCTGCGGTCGTCAAGGAGCTCGACCGCCAGATGAACCTGAACGAGTCGGTCCTCCGGACCAAGGTCCTCCGCCCCGAGACCCACTGA
- a CDS encoding single-stranded DNA-binding protein, whose protein sequence is MAGETVITVVGNLVDDPELRFTPSGAAVAKFRIASTPRTFDRQTNEWKDGESLFLTCSVWRQAAENVAESLQRGMRVVVQGRLKQRSYEDREGVKRTVYELDVEEVGPSLKNATAKVTKTTGRGGQGGYGGGQQGGGGGGWGGNSGGGGQQGGGGAPADDPWATGGSSGGGQQGGGGGGWGGNSGGGYSDEPPF, encoded by the coding sequence ATGGCAGGCGAGACCGTCATCACGGTCGTCGGCAATCTTGTCGACGACCCCGAGCTGCGCTTCACCCCGTCCGGTGCGGCGGTCGCGAAGTTCCGTATCGCGTCCACCCCCCGCACCTTCGACCGTCAGACCAACGAGTGGAAGGACGGCGAGAGCCTCTTCCTGACCTGCTCGGTCTGGCGTCAGGCGGCGGAGAACGTCGCGGAATCGCTCCAGCGAGGCATGCGCGTCGTCGTGCAGGGCCGGCTGAAGCAGCGGTCCTACGAGGACCGTGAGGGCGTCAAGCGCACGGTCTACGAGCTGGACGTCGAGGAAGTCGGCCCCAGCCTCAAGAACGCCACGGCCAAGGTCACCAAGACCACCGGTCGCGGCGGCCAGGGTGGATACGGCGGCGGCCAGCAGGGCGGCGGCGGTGGCGGCTGGGGTGGAAACTCCGGCGGCGGTGGCCAGCAGGGTGGTGGCGGTGCTCCCGCCGACGACCCGTGGGCGACCGGCGGCTCCTCCGGCGGCGGCCAGCAGGGCGGCGGCGGTGGCGGCTGGGGTGGAAACTCCGGCGGCGGCTACTCGGACGAGCCCCCCTTCTAG
- the rpsR gene encoding 30S ribosomal protein S18, giving the protein MAKPPVRKPKKKVCAFCKDKTAYVDYKDTNMLRKFISDRGKIRARRVTGNCTQHQRDVATAVKNSREMALLPYTSTAR; this is encoded by the coding sequence ATGGCGAAGCCGCCTGTGCGCAAGCCTAAGAAGAAGGTCTGCGCGTTCTGCAAGGACAAGACCGCGTACGTGGACTACAAGGACACGAACATGCTGCGGAAGTTCATTTCCGACCGCGGCAAGATCCGTGCCCGCCGCGTTACCGGCAACTGCACGCAGCACCAGCGTGACGTCGCCACGGCCGTCAAGAACAGCCGTGAGATGGCGCTGCTGCCCTACACGTCCACCGCGCGATAA
- the rplI gene encoding 50S ribosomal protein L9, which yields MKIILTHEVSGLGAAGDVVDVKDGYARNYLVPRGFAIRWTKGGEKDVAQIRRARKIHEIATIEQANEIKAQLEGTKVRLAVRSGDAGRLFGSVTPADIASAIKTAGGPDVDKRRVELGAPIKTLGSHQVSVRLHPEVAAKLGVEVVAA from the coding sequence ATGAAGATCATCCTCACCCACGAGGTCTCCGGCCTCGGTGCCGCTGGCGACGTCGTCGACGTCAAGGACGGCTACGCTCGCAACTACCTGGTCCCGCGCGGTTTCGCGATCCGCTGGACCAAGGGCGGCGAGAAGGACGTGGCGCAGATCCGCCGCGCCCGCAAGATCCACGAGATCGCGACCATCGAGCAGGCCAACGAGATCAAGGCCCAGCTCGAGGGCACGAAGGTGCGCCTGGCCGTTCGCTCCGGCGACGCCGGCCGTCTCTTCGGCTCCGTGACCCCGGCCGACATCGCCTCGGCGATCAAGACCGCGGGTGGCCCCGACGTCGACAAGCGTCGCGTCGAGCTCGGTGCGCCGATCAAGACCCTGGGCTCGCACCAGGTGTCCGTGCGCCTGCACCCCGAGGTTGCCGCGAAGCTCGGCGTCGAGGTCGTCGCCGCGTAA
- a CDS encoding MATE family efflux transporter has product MTQAPVTSKAVRRQHDREILSLALPAFGALVAEPLFLMVDSAIVGHLGTPQLAGLAIAAALLSTAVSVFVFLAYATTAAVARRVGAGDLPAAIRQGMDGIWLALLLGAAVVALTLPTAPWLVDVFGASDTAAPYAVTYLRISGLGIPAMLVVLAATGVLRGLQDTRTPLYVAIAGFAANGALNLGLVYGAGLGIAGSAWGTVIAQCGMAAAYLVVVVRGARRHGASLRPDPAGIRASAQAGVPLLVRTLSLRAVLMIATAVAARLGDAEVAAHQIILSLWSLMAFALDAIAIAGQAIIGRYLGADDADGARQVCRRMVQWGALSGVVLGALLIVTRPLFVPLFTGDTTVQDTLLPALLVVAVSQPISGVVFVLDGVLMGAGDGPYLAWAMLLTLAVFAPVALLVPTLGGGLTALWWAMTLMMTVRMGTLWFRMRSGRWIVTGATR; this is encoded by the coding sequence ATGACCCAGGCCCCCGTGACCTCCAAGGCCGTCCGCCGACAGCACGACCGCGAGATCCTCTCCCTCGCCCTGCCGGCCTTCGGTGCTCTCGTCGCCGAGCCGCTGTTCCTCATGGTCGACAGCGCCATCGTCGGCCACCTCGGCACACCCCAGCTCGCGGGCCTCGCGATCGCCGCGGCGCTGCTCTCCACCGCCGTGAGCGTCTTCGTCTTCCTCGCCTACGCCACCACGGCCGCCGTCGCCCGGCGGGTGGGCGCGGGCGACCTCCCGGCCGCCATCCGGCAGGGCATGGACGGCATCTGGCTCGCGCTCCTCCTCGGCGCCGCCGTCGTCGCACTGACCCTGCCCACGGCGCCGTGGCTCGTCGATGTCTTCGGAGCCTCGGACACCGCCGCCCCGTACGCCGTCACCTACCTCAGGATCTCCGGCCTGGGGATCCCCGCCATGCTGGTGGTCCTGGCCGCCACCGGCGTCCTGCGCGGCCTCCAGGACACCCGTACCCCGCTCTACGTGGCGATCGCCGGCTTCGCGGCCAACGGCGCGCTCAACCTCGGCCTGGTCTACGGGGCCGGTCTCGGCATCGCCGGCTCCGCCTGGGGCACGGTCATCGCCCAGTGCGGCATGGCCGCCGCCTACCTGGTCGTGGTCGTACGGGGCGCCCGGCGCCACGGCGCCTCCCTCCGCCCCGACCCGGCCGGCATACGCGCCTCCGCCCAGGCCGGCGTCCCGCTCCTGGTCCGTACGCTCTCGCTCCGCGCGGTCCTGATGATCGCCACGGCCGTCGCCGCCCGGCTCGGGGACGCGGAGGTCGCCGCCCACCAGATCATCCTGTCCCTGTGGAGCCTGATGGCCTTCGCGCTCGACGCGATCGCCATAGCGGGCCAGGCCATCATCGGCCGCTACCTCGGCGCGGACGACGCCGACGGCGCACGGCAGGTCTGCCGCCGGATGGTCCAGTGGGGCGCGCTCTCCGGTGTGGTGCTCGGCGCGCTGCTCATCGTCACCCGCCCCCTGTTCGTCCCGCTCTTCACCGGCGACACCACCGTGCAGGACACCCTGCTCCCGGCCCTGCTCGTGGTCGCGGTCTCCCAGCCGATCTCCGGGGTCGTCTTCGTCCTCGACGGAGTCCTGATGGGCGCGGGAGACGGCCCCTATCTGGCCTGGGCGATGCTGCTCACACTGGCCGTCTTCGCCCCGGTCGCCCTCCTGGTCCCGACGCTGGGCGGCGGGCTGACGGCGCTCTGGTGGGCGATGACCCTGATGATGACGGTACGGATGGGAACCCTCTGGTTCCGGATGCGCTCCGGCCGCTGGATCGTCACGGGCGCCACGCGCTGA